From a region of the Polynucleobacter corsicus genome:
- a CDS encoding MBL fold metallo-hydrolase: MLCSYVLRVLFIGSLWLLISIQTVHASDELILNPIQVAPHTYFIKGLAEMGSSKNQNFISNAGFVITPKGVVVVDALGSPALAKKLIAEIKKLTSQKIVAVIVTHYHADHVYGLQEFKNVGAKIYAQGEGRNYISSETANQRLIASRIDFAPWVNSSTHLISADVWIDQSFTLTVGGVELKISKVGPAHAPEDSIIYVPSEKVLFAGDLVFRGRIPFVGNADSKGWLQALNEIESLNPSIVIPGHGAHSINPIQDIGFTREYLRYLRQSMAKAAIDMDPFEEAYQQADWSEYEGMPLFRAANRMNAYNVYLSIQAE, translated from the coding sequence ATGTTGTGCTCTTATGTTCTGCGAGTACTTTTTATAGGTTCGCTCTGGCTGCTGATATCTATACAAACCGTTCATGCTTCTGATGAATTAATCTTAAACCCCATTCAGGTTGCGCCTCATACGTATTTTATAAAAGGCTTAGCGGAGATGGGTAGCAGTAAAAATCAAAATTTTATTTCTAATGCTGGGTTTGTGATTACGCCTAAGGGTGTTGTTGTCGTTGATGCCTTGGGCTCACCAGCGCTTGCCAAGAAACTCATTGCTGAAATTAAAAAGCTCACGTCTCAAAAAATAGTCGCTGTTATCGTCACGCACTACCATGCAGACCACGTCTACGGGCTCCAAGAGTTTAAGAATGTTGGGGCAAAGATTTATGCGCAAGGTGAGGGTAGAAACTACATCTCCTCTGAAACTGCCAATCAGCGGCTCATTGCATCTCGAATTGATTTTGCTCCCTGGGTAAATTCTTCTACTCATTTAATCTCAGCAGACGTCTGGATAGATCAGAGTTTTACGCTCACAGTCGGCGGCGTCGAGCTTAAGATTAGTAAAGTGGGGCCCGCTCATGCGCCCGAGGACTCAATTATTTATGTGCCATCTGAAAAAGTCCTTTTTGCAGGAGACTTGGTTTTTCGGGGTCGCATCCCTTTTGTTGGTAATGCTGATAGTAAGGGCTGGCTGCAAGCTTTGAATGAGATCGAATCACTAAATCCCAGTATTGTGATTCCTGGTCATGGTGCGCATTCTATTAATCCAATTCAAGATATTGGCTTCACCAGGGAATATCTAAGGTATTTACGTCAATCGATGGCAAAGGCGGCTATCGATATGGATCCTTTTGAGGAGGCCTATCAGCAGGCTGATTGGTCCGAATACGAAGGAATGCCCTTGTTTAGGGCGGCAAACCGCATGAATGCCTATAACGTCTACCTCTCAATTCAGGCGGAATAA
- a CDS encoding DsrE family protein, with protein MKKLLQCLAVTFTLFTSGAYAAGPTEVVYHIDDAESQGIKGLRNIRNHLDVSPKTKIIVVTHANGVDIMMEGAKDKKNGIEYAPLVGALKSRGVRFEVCEITLTNRNLKKDQFTLDTDFTPSGVVRVADLQHQNHFAYIKP; from the coding sequence ATGAAAAAATTACTTCAATGCTTGGCTGTTACTTTTACCCTGTTTACTAGCGGAGCTTATGCAGCAGGACCCACAGAAGTGGTTTATCACATTGATGATGCTGAGTCTCAGGGCATCAAAGGTCTGCGTAATATACGAAATCATTTGGATGTATCCCCAAAGACTAAGATCATTGTGGTTACTCATGCCAATGGCGTCGATATCATGATGGAAGGTGCAAAAGATAAGAAGAATGGAATTGAATACGCACCCCTAGTTGGTGCATTGAAATCACGTGGGGTTCGTTTTGAGGTATGCGAGATTACATTAACGAACCGTAATCTGAAGAAAGATCAATTTACCCTAGATACAGACTTCACTCCATCGGGAGTGGTTCGAGTTGCCGACCTTCAGCATCAAAATCATTTCGCTTATATCAAGCCGTAA